The following proteins come from a genomic window of Paenibacillus sp. CAA11:
- the htpG gene encoding molecular chaperone HtpG: MAKKQFQAESKRLLDMMIHSIYTQKEIFLRELISNASDAIDKMYYRALVDDQLVFNKEDYYIKVTADKANRTLTITDTGIGMTPEELENNLGVIAKSGSLAFKNENELQDDHNIIGQFGVGFYSAFMVADVVTVTSRASCSDHAYKWESEGADGYTIEPASKDEVGTEIVLKIKENTEDEQYDEFLEEYRLKAIIKKYSDFIRYPIKMDVKTQRPKEGSDNEFEEVQEEQTINSMVPIWRKNKSELTDEDYENFYNEKRYGFDKPLSHIHVKADGAVVYNAILFIPENTPFDYYTKEYEKGLELYSNGVLIMNKCADLLPDYFSFVKGMVDSEDLSLNISREMLQHDRQLKLIAKNIQSKIKGQLQSLLKDEREKYERFYNSFGRQLKFGVYNDFGMNKDVLQDLLMFYSSKEEKLVTLDEYVARMPEDQKYIYYAAGESIERIKKLPQIELVSDKGYEILYFTDDIDEFAIKTIMSYKDKEFKSVSSGDLGIEPDADEKSSEEADANKELFETMQNLLTGKVSKVKASKRLKSHPVCLSSEGELTIEMEKILKAMPNGQDVKAEKVLEINVNHDVFQSLKSAHETDKEKLALYTNLLYNQALLIEGLQVSDPVEFTNDICKIMV, from the coding sequence ATGGCCAAAAAACAGTTCCAAGCCGAATCCAAAAGATTGCTCGACATGATGATTCACTCGATTTATACGCAGAAGGAAATTTTTCTAAGAGAGCTTATTTCCAACGCAAGTGACGCGATTGACAAGATGTATTACCGGGCTTTGGTCGATGACCAGCTGGTATTTAATAAGGAAGACTACTATATCAAGGTTACGGCAGACAAGGCTAATCGTACGCTGACGATCACGGATACCGGGATCGGGATGACTCCGGAGGAGCTGGAGAACAACCTGGGCGTGATTGCGAAGAGCGGATCACTCGCTTTCAAGAATGAGAACGAGCTGCAGGATGATCATAACATTATCGGCCAGTTCGGCGTAGGCTTCTACTCTGCATTCATGGTTGCGGATGTAGTGACGGTAACGAGCCGCGCTTCTTGCAGCGACCATGCCTATAAGTGGGAGTCCGAAGGCGCTGACGGCTATACAATTGAGCCGGCAAGCAAGGATGAGGTCGGCACGGAGATCGTGCTTAAGATCAAAGAAAATACGGAAGACGAGCAGTATGATGAGTTCCTGGAAGAATATCGCTTGAAGGCTATCATTAAGAAGTATTCCGATTTTATCCGCTATCCAATCAAGATGGATGTGAAGACCCAGCGGCCTAAGGAAGGCAGCGACAACGAGTTCGAAGAGGTTCAGGAAGAGCAGACCATCAACAGCATGGTGCCAATCTGGCGCAAGAACAAGAGTGAGCTGACCGATGAAGATTATGAGAACTTCTATAACGAGAAGCGGTACGGCTTCGATAAGCCGCTGTCTCATATTCATGTCAAAGCAGATGGGGCCGTCGTTTATAATGCTATTTTGTTTATTCCTGAGAATACGCCTTTTGACTATTATACGAAGGAATATGAGAAGGGCCTTGAGCTCTATTCCAACGGCGTGCTGATCATGAACAAATGCGCCGACCTGCTGCCCGACTATTTCAGCTTTGTCAAAGGGATGGTGGATTCCGAGGACCTGTCGCTTAACATCTCCCGGGAAATGCTGCAGCATGACCGTCAGCTGAAGCTGATTGCGAAGAACATTCAGAGCAAGATCAAGGGCCAGCTGCAGAGCCTGCTGAAGGATGAGCGCGAGAAATATGAGCGGTTCTATAACTCCTTCGGACGCCAGCTGAAATTCGGGGTCTACAATGACTTTGGCATGAACAAGGACGTTCTGCAGGACCTGTTGATGTTCTACTCCTCGAAGGAAGAGAAGCTGGTAACCCTGGATGAGTACGTCGCAAGAATGCCTGAGGACCAGAAGTATATCTACTATGCAGCCGGCGAATCGATTGAACGGATTAAGAAGCTGCCGCAGATCGAACTGGTATCCGATAAAGGCTATGAAATCCTGTACTTCACGGATGATATTGATGAGTTCGCAATCAAGACGATCATGTCTTATAAGGATAAGGAGTTCAAATCCGTATCCAGCGGAGACCTGGGCATTGAGCCGGATGCGGATGAGAAATCGTCCGAGGAAGCGGATGCTAACAAGGAGCTCTTCGAGACCATGCAGAACCTGCTGACAGGCAAGGTCAGCAAGGTGAAGGCTTCGAAGCGACTGAAGAGTCATCCGGTCTGCCTGTCGTCGGAAGGCGAACTGACGATTGAGATGGAGAAGATCCTGAAGGCCATGCCGAACGGACAGGACGTTAAGGCAGAGAAGGTGCTGGAGATCAACGTGAACCATGATGTATTCCAGTCCCTGAAGTCTGCTCATGAGACGGACAAGGAGAAGCTTGCGCTGTATACGAACCTTCTCTATAATCAGGCTCTGCTGATTGAAGGCTTGCAGGTAAGCGATCCTGTAGAATTCACGAACGATATTTGCAAAATTATGGTGTAA
- a CDS encoding DUF3934 family protein gives MAKGKGGTGRGTGKKGWNRWQAGERRAKSAPKPYTSKGVKRAKEEAKEEAKTLRKEEQS, from the coding sequence ATGGCCAAAGGCAAAGGCGGGACAGGAAGAGGCACCGGGAAGAAAGGCTGGAACCGGTGGCAGGCCGGGGAGCGGAGAGCCAAGAGTGCCCCGAAGCCTTATACGAGTAAAGGGGTTAAGCGGGCTAAGGAAGAAGCGAAGGAAGAGGCAAAGACTCTTCGTAAGGAGGAGCAGTCTTAG
- a CDS encoding aminopeptidase — protein MNNFEQLLDQYAELVVKVGVNIQPGQALNVTSPMETVEFTRLIVKHAYKAGAKYVQVDFEDDEIVRSRYEHGEDEIFDYYPAWKAEMMEKFAEEGGATLFIKVPNPDLYQGIDSTKVSRATKTAAAARKKYSEYTRNNKISWCLIKAPTRAWANKVFADVPEDQRISVMWDTIFQMNRVDGSDAVDNWKRHLEQLQSMQDKLNAKNYKSLHYRAPGTDLTIELADQHIWKSGGSTNLRGHSFVANMPTEEVFTMPKRTGVNGVVTSTMPLNLNGQLVDKIQFTFTDGKVTGYSAQSGEEHLKNLLATDEGANYLGEVALVPHDSPISNLNRIFYNTGVDENASCHLALGSAYPFNMKGGTQMSQEELLKHGCNVSLTHVDFMIGSAELDIDGVLPDGTTEPVFRKGNWVI, from the coding sequence ATGAACAATTTCGAGCAATTACTGGACCAGTACGCAGAGCTGGTCGTTAAGGTCGGTGTGAACATTCAGCCAGGTCAAGCTCTCAACGTCACCTCCCCTATGGAGACGGTCGAGTTCACACGGCTCATCGTGAAGCATGCCTATAAGGCCGGAGCTAAATATGTGCAAGTGGACTTTGAAGACGATGAGATCGTTCGTAGCCGTTATGAGCATGGCGAGGACGAAATCTTCGACTACTATCCTGCCTGGAAAGCGGAAATGATGGAGAAGTTCGCAGAAGAAGGCGGAGCGACGCTGTTCATCAAGGTGCCTAACCCGGATCTGTACCAAGGCATTGATTCAACCAAAGTATCCCGGGCAACCAAGACAGCCGCGGCAGCACGCAAGAAGTATTCCGAATATACCCGCAATAACAAGATCAGCTGGTGTCTGATTAAGGCTCCAACCCGGGCTTGGGCCAACAAGGTGTTTGCCGATGTGCCGGAAGATCAGCGGATCAGCGTGATGTGGGATACCATTTTCCAAATGAACAGGGTGGACGGCAGCGATGCTGTAGACAATTGGAAACGTCATCTGGAGCAGCTGCAGAGCATGCAGGACAAGCTGAATGCCAAAAATTATAAGAGCTTGCACTACCGTGCTCCAGGAACGGATCTGACGATCGAGCTGGCAGATCAGCATATCTGGAAGAGTGGCGGAAGCACCAATTTGCGCGGCCACAGCTTTGTAGCCAATATGCCAACCGAAGAAGTCTTCACCATGCCTAAGCGGACCGGAGTCAACGGCGTAGTTACCAGCACCATGCCGCTCAATCTGAACGGACAGCTGGTCGACAAAATTCAGTTCACCTTCACAGATGGGAAAGTAACCGGATATTCTGCACAGTCCGGTGAAGAACACCTTAAGAACCTGCTCGCCACGGATGAAGGAGCAAATTACTTGGGAGAAGTGGCGCTGGTGCCCCATGACTCGCCCATCTCGAATCTGAACCGGATCTTCTATAATACCGGAGTCGATGAGAACGCCTCCTGCCATTTGGCATTAGGCAGCGCATATCCGTTCAACATGAAGGGCGGTACGCAGATGTCTCAGGAGGAGCTGTTGAAGCATGGCTGTAACGTCAGCCTGACCCACGTGGACTTCATGATTGGCTCAGCCGAGCTGGACATTGACGGCGTACTGCCGGATGGAACCACCGAGCCCGTGTTCCGCAAAGGGAACTGGGTCATCTAA
- the rsgA gene encoding ribosome small subunit-dependent GTPase A → MEEFKLNEQQPDLLEQYGLNLPVQQRWKEESAAFGHHEHISPARITADLGQKYRLITPYGEMWGELTGKLRYTLSEGGGLPAVGDWIFAECRHQDGAASIHGVLSRHSQISRQAAGSVIKEQIIAANVDVLFLVTALNHDFNLRRLERYLIMALSSGVTPVILLSKADLCEDPARFIRQAESIAPGVNVHAISALEDQGLEQLAPYLSAGTTCALTGSSGCGKSTLLNRLAGQTLQLTQEIREDDSRGRHTTTHRELFPLPGGAVLIDTPGMRELQLWDGGNDGLSGTFADIEELAARCRFRDCRHEREQGCAVREAIEAGELEPSRLESFRKTARELEFQAAKERQREAIRAKGTQKKPARRSSWKSELD, encoded by the coding sequence ATGGAGGAATTCAAATTGAATGAGCAGCAGCCCGATTTACTAGAACAATATGGGTTGAATCTACCCGTCCAACAGCGTTGGAAGGAAGAATCCGCAGCGTTCGGCCATCACGAACACATCAGCCCGGCACGCATTACAGCCGATCTGGGGCAGAAATACCGCCTTATCACTCCATACGGTGAAATGTGGGGGGAGCTAACCGGTAAGCTCCGCTATACCTTAAGCGAAGGAGGAGGTCTGCCCGCCGTAGGCGACTGGATCTTCGCCGAGTGCCGTCACCAGGATGGTGCGGCAAGCATACACGGCGTACTCTCCCGGCACAGCCAGATCTCCAGGCAGGCTGCAGGCAGTGTAATCAAGGAGCAGATCATCGCCGCCAATGTCGATGTCCTATTCCTGGTTACAGCGCTGAACCATGACTTTAACCTGCGGCGGTTGGAGCGCTACTTGATCATGGCTTTAAGCAGCGGAGTCACGCCGGTCATCCTGCTGAGCAAGGCTGACCTCTGCGAGGACCCGGCCCGCTTCATCCGGCAGGCCGAATCCATTGCGCCAGGCGTGAATGTACACGCGATCAGCGCCCTGGAGGACCAGGGGCTGGAGCAGCTGGCGCCCTATTTGTCAGCAGGCACAACCTGCGCGCTGACCGGGTCCTCGGGCTGCGGCAAGTCGACCCTGCTGAATCGCCTGGCCGGGCAGACGCTGCAGCTTACCCAGGAGATTCGGGAGGATGACAGCCGCGGCAGGCATACGACCACCCACCGTGAGCTGTTCCCTCTGCCCGGCGGGGCCGTGCTGATCGACACGCCGGGCATGCGCGAGCTGCAGCTGTGGGACGGCGGCAATGACGGACTATCCGGTACATTTGCGGATATTGAAGAGCTTGCCGCCCGCTGCCGCTTCCGGGATTGCCGGCATGAGCGGGAGCAGGGCTGTGCGGTTCGGGAAGCCATTGAAGCGGGGGAGCTGGAGCCCTCCCGCCTGGAGAGCTTTCGCAAGACCGCCCGGGAACTGGAGTTCCAGGCGGCCAAGGAGCGTCAGCGGGAAGCGATAAGAGCCAAGGGTACGCAGAAGAAGCCGGCAAGACGCTCCTCTTGGAAGTCGGAGCTGGACTAG
- a CDS encoding MGMT family protein: MHPFTDRVIKVISQIPAGKVMSYGQIAALAGSPRGARQVVRILHSSSRKHQLPWHRVVNARGEIAVQDEELRFKQRLFLEEEGIYVHSDDSVDLSIYRYAPESLDF, translated from the coding sequence ATGCATCCATTTACAGACCGTGTAATTAAGGTCATCTCGCAGATTCCCGCCGGAAAGGTGATGAGCTATGGGCAAATTGCCGCGCTGGCCGGCAGTCCCCGGGGAGCCAGACAAGTGGTTCGGATTCTTCATTCCTCAAGCCGCAAGCACCAGCTGCCTTGGCACCGGGTCGTCAATGCACGCGGGGAAATCGCCGTTCAAGACGAAGAACTAAGATTTAAGCAGCGTCTTTTTCTAGAAGAGGAAGGTATTTATGTTCATTCAGATGATTCAGTAGATTTGTCGATCTATCGGTACGCTCCTGAGTCCCTTGATTTTTAA
- a CDS encoding deoxynucleoside kinase yields MRPGHFIAVEGPIGAGKTTLASMLAEELHLPIIKEIVEENPFLDKFYHNIDEWSFQLEMFFLCNRYKQLEDTGLKYLEKQQPVISDYHIYKNLIFAMRTLKGIKREKYQQIYHLLTDDLPKPNMIVYIRANLETLLERIEKRARPFEKAIDPAYLQQLIEDYDTAMNSLAEREPSTKIITINGSEIDFVENRKQFEHIASQVKELIS; encoded by the coding sequence ATGAGACCAGGCCATTTTATTGCAGTGGAAGGCCCGATCGGTGCCGGCAAGACCACGCTGGCTTCGATGCTGGCCGAAGAGCTGCATCTTCCCATTATCAAAGAGATCGTTGAAGAGAATCCGTTCCTTGACAAGTTCTATCATAATATAGATGAATGGAGCTTCCAGCTGGAAATGTTCTTTCTCTGTAATCGTTACAAGCAATTGGAGGATACGGGACTGAAGTATCTGGAGAAGCAGCAGCCCGTAATCTCGGATTATCATATATATAAAAATCTCATTTTTGCCATGCGTACCCTTAAAGGGATCAAGCGGGAGAAATACCAGCAAATCTATCATTTGCTTACAGATGACTTGCCTAAGCCGAACATGATTGTGTACATTCGGGCGAACCTTGAGACTCTGTTAGAGCGAATCGAGAAGCGGGCCCGTCCGTTTGAGAAGGCGATTGATCCGGCTTATCTGCAGCAATTAATAGAGGATTACGATACGGCAATGAACTCGCTTGCTGAGCGGGAGCCCTCCACCAAGATCATTACGATTAACGGCAGCGAGATTGATTTTGTAGAGAACCGCAAGCAATTTGAACATATTGCCTCTCAAGTAAAGGAGCTTATATCATGA
- a CDS encoding deoxynucleoside kinase has translation MNEFNIPSNALITVAGTVGVGKSTLTAALAQRLGFKTSLEQVDHNPYLEKFYHDFERWSFHLQIYFLAERFKEQKRIFESGGGFVQDRSIYEDTGIFAKMHADQGTMSKTDYETYTSLFEAMVMTPYFPHPDVLIYLEGSLPSVLSRIELRGREMEIQTDRSYWEHMHRRYADWIQEFKACPVLRLNIDEYDVNDPASLDGIILQLAEMIQASRQIQKR, from the coding sequence ATGAACGAATTCAATATCCCCAGCAACGCTCTGATTACCGTGGCCGGAACCGTAGGCGTCGGCAAGTCCACACTGACTGCAGCCTTGGCGCAGCGCCTTGGCTTTAAGACCTCGCTCGAACAGGTGGATCACAATCCCTATCTCGAGAAATTTTATCATGACTTTGAGCGCTGGAGCTTCCATCTTCAAATCTATTTCCTGGCTGAGCGCTTCAAGGAGCAGAAGCGGATTTTCGAATCGGGCGGAGGTTTTGTGCAGGACCGCTCTATTTATGAGGATACCGGCATCTTTGCCAAAATGCACGCGGATCAAGGGACGATGTCCAAGACCGATTATGAGACTTATACCAGTTTGTTTGAAGCGATGGTGATGACCCCGTATTTTCCGCATCCGGATGTGCTGATCTATCTGGAGGGAAGCCTTCCTTCTGTGCTCAGTCGGATCGAGCTCCGCGGCCGTGAGATGGAGATTCAGACAGACCGGTCTTATTGGGAGCATATGCATCGCAGATACGCGGACTGGATTCAGGAGTTCAAGGCTTGCCCGGTGCTGCGTTTGAATATTGACGAGTACGATGTGAATGATCCAGCGTCGCTGGACGGAATTATTCTGCAGCTTGCGGAGATGATTCAAGCTTCCCGGCAGATTCAGAAACGCTAA
- a CDS encoding methionine ABC transporter ATP-binding protein yields MIRFEEVSKVFQFKNKEVRAVEQVSLSVKKGEIFGVIGFSGAGKSTLLRLVNLLERPSQGRVVVNDQDITKLSTKDLRQLRRRIGMVFQTFNLFNSRTVYGNLAYPLKLAKLPKEQIDARVKELLTFVGLEDKADRYPDQLSGGQKQRVGIARALASSPDILICDEATSALDPETTDEILKLLKKVNEAYGITILLITHEMHVIRTICDRVAVMEQGKVIEEGSVFEVFAHPKTQTTRNFIRSVLNDQLSPRLLQQIRENHSGRLFRLIFKDGATSEPILSRVSRQFDLDYNIVYGGISEIQGILFGSLIVEFIGEDVEVAKVVEELSKTVEVKEVVDHDG; encoded by the coding sequence ATGATTCGCTTTGAAGAAGTGAGTAAAGTCTTTCAATTCAAGAACAAGGAGGTTCGTGCTGTAGAGCAGGTGTCTCTGTCGGTGAAGAAAGGGGAAATCTTCGGGGTAATCGGATTTAGCGGTGCCGGTAAGAGCACTTTGCTGCGCCTTGTGAATCTGCTGGAGCGTCCTTCCCAAGGGAGAGTAGTGGTGAATGATCAGGATATCACCAAGCTCTCCACCAAGGATCTAAGACAGCTAAGAAGGCGGATCGGCATGGTGTTTCAGACCTTCAACCTGTTTAATTCCAGGACGGTCTATGGCAATCTGGCCTACCCGCTTAAGCTGGCGAAGCTCCCTAAGGAGCAGATTGATGCAAGGGTCAAGGAGCTTCTCACATTTGTGGGGCTGGAGGATAAGGCGGACCGATATCCGGATCAGCTGTCCGGAGGGCAGAAGCAGCGTGTGGGCATTGCGAGAGCACTGGCGTCTTCCCCGGATATTCTGATCTGTGATGAAGCAACCTCGGCACTTGATCCTGAGACGACGGACGAAATCTTAAAGCTGCTGAAGAAGGTAAACGAGGCTTATGGAATCACCATCCTGCTCATTACCCATGAAATGCATGTGATCCGGACGATCTGTGACCGGGTTGCCGTGATGGAGCAGGGGAAGGTTATTGAGGAAGGGAGCGTCTTTGAAGTCTTTGCGCATCCGAAGACACAGACCACACGGAACTTTATTCGTTCTGTACTTAACGATCAGCTGTCTCCAAGGCTGCTGCAGCAAATCCGGGAGAATCACTCCGGCCGGTTGTTCAGGCTGATCTTCAAGGACGGGGCAACGAGCGAGCCAATTCTATCCCGGGTATCCCGGCAATTTGACCTCGATTACAACATTGTATACGGAGGAATCAGTGAGATTCAGGGCATTCTGTTCGGGAGTCTGATCGTCGAGTTCATCGGGGAGGATGTTGAGGTTGCCAAGGTGGTAGAAGAGCTCAGCAAAACAGTTGAAGTGAAGGAGGTTGTTGATCATGACGGTTGA
- a CDS encoding methionine ABC transporter permease: MTVDWSTFWKSVAEATGDTLVMVIVTLIFSAVLGLIIGLLLFITRQDGLYENRVIHILLNLIINIIRPIPFIIFLVAISPVTRFVIGTTIGTWAAVFPMTLVAACAVARVVENNLVSIDPGMIEAAKAIGASPLQIIYGVLIREALGPLILGLTFISVALIDFSAMAGTVGGGGLGNLAMTYGYQRFNTSVMIVTIIILIVLVQLAQYAGNYLSRKFLRR, encoded by the coding sequence ATGACGGTTGATTGGTCCACCTTTTGGAAAAGTGTAGCCGAGGCTACAGGAGATACCCTGGTCATGGTGATCGTGACACTTATTTTCTCAGCCGTATTGGGACTGATCATTGGGTTACTGCTGTTCATAACGCGCCAGGACGGCCTGTATGAGAACAGGGTTATACATATTCTGCTTAATTTAATCATCAACATTATCCGTCCGATCCCATTCATTATTTTCCTGGTGGCGATTAGCCCGGTGACGCGTTTTGTGATTGGAACAACAATCGGTACTTGGGCGGCAGTGTTCCCTATGACGCTGGTTGCGGCCTGCGCGGTAGCTAGAGTGGTGGAGAATAATCTGGTGTCAATCGATCCGGGGATGATTGAAGCGGCCAAGGCGATTGGAGCCTCGCCCCTTCAGATTATATACGGTGTACTGATTCGTGAGGCGCTGGGGCCGTTGATTCTGGGCCTGACCTTTATTTCGGTGGCGCTGATTGATTTCTCGGCTATGGCGGGGACCGTCGGCGGAGGAGGGCTGGGGAACCTGGCTATGACTTACGGGTATCAGCGGTTCAATACCTCGGTCATGATTGTAACCATCATCATTCTTATTGTGCTCGTGCAGCTCGCTCAGTACGCAGGCAATTATTTATCCCGCAAATTCCTTAGAAGATAG
- a CDS encoding MetQ/NlpA family ABC transporter substrate-binding protein: MKKRAWLGVAAAVLTLMVMTACGSASGSSTTHIKIGVSGSDDKYWKVLSEKAKAKNIDIELISFSDYTLPNKALANGEVDLNSFQHLAFLSQFNVENNTDLVPVGATVIAPMAVYSNHYKSVEEIPDGGKIALPDDPSNQGRALKVLQAAGLIKLKDGTGLYPTPDDITENPKKLEIVPVVAQQTPRVLPDVAASVINSGVASDANLKLEEAIFKDDPASEEAKPYINVFAARAKDKDNEAFKTIVELYHDPDVEAAVKEDSKGANVVVDSSPAELQATLDKLEENVKSGH; this comes from the coding sequence ATGAAGAAAAGAGCATGGTTAGGAGTAGCTGCAGCTGTATTGACACTGATGGTGATGACGGCATGCGGTTCGGCGTCGGGAAGCTCGACAACCCACATTAAGATCGGTGTATCCGGATCGGATGATAAGTACTGGAAGGTGCTGTCCGAGAAAGCGAAGGCCAAGAACATCGATATTGAGCTGATATCCTTCTCGGATTATACGCTGCCTAATAAAGCGCTGGCGAATGGAGAAGTGGATTTGAATTCGTTTCAGCATCTGGCGTTCCTGAGTCAATTTAATGTAGAGAACAATACGGACCTGGTGCCCGTTGGGGCTACGGTAATCGCTCCTATGGCGGTTTACTCCAATCACTATAAGAGCGTGGAAGAAATTCCGGACGGCGGGAAAATCGCCCTGCCGGACGATCCCTCTAATCAAGGACGCGCCTTAAAGGTTCTCCAGGCTGCGGGCCTAATTAAGCTCAAGGATGGCACAGGGCTCTATCCAACCCCGGACGATATTACAGAGAACCCCAAGAAGCTGGAGATTGTCCCGGTGGTAGCCCAGCAAACCCCACGTGTGCTGCCTGATGTAGCCGCCTCAGTGATTAACAGCGGCGTGGCGTCCGATGCGAATCTCAAGCTGGAGGAAGCTATCTTCAAGGACGATCCGGCGAGCGAGGAAGCGAAGCCTTATATCAATGTGTTTGCCGCCCGGGCAAAAGATAAAGATAACGAGGCCTTTAAGACGATTGTAGAGTTGTATCACGACCCGGATGTGGAGGCAGCAGTTAAAGAGGACTCGAAGGGTGCCAATGTTGTGGTAGATTCAAGCCCGGCAGAGCTGCAGGCCACCCTCGATAAGCTGGAGGAGAATGTGAAGTCAGGCCATTAA